A region of Rhodanobacteraceae bacterium DNA encodes the following proteins:
- a CDS encoding Thymidylate synthase, with protein sequence MQLYLDLLRDVLENGARKSDRTGTGTRSVFGRQIRMDLAAGFPLLTTKKLHTRSIIHELLWFLRGDTNVKYLRDHGVSIWDEWADANGELGPVYGRQWRAWPAPDGRTIDQIAQVIEQIRRNPDSRRMLVSAWNVGELDRMALMPCHALFQFYVANGKLSCQLYQRSADIFLGVPFNIASYALLTCMVAQVCGLERGDFVHTFGDLHLYSNHVEQAREQLARAPRALPKLVLNPDVASIFDFRYEDIHVVDYDPWPAIKAPVAV encoded by the coding sequence ATGCAGCTCTACCTCGACCTCCTTCGCGACGTGCTGGAAAACGGCGCCCGCAAGAGCGACCGCACCGGCACCGGTACGCGCTCGGTGTTCGGCCGGCAAATCCGCATGGACCTCGCCGCCGGTTTTCCATTGCTCACCACCAAGAAGCTGCACACCCGGTCGATCATCCACGAATTGCTGTGGTTCCTGCGCGGCGACACCAACGTCAAGTACCTGCGTGATCACGGCGTCAGCATCTGGGACGAATGGGCGGATGCGAACGGCGAACTCGGCCCCGTGTACGGCAGGCAATGGCGCGCGTGGCCGGCGCCGGATGGCCGCACGATCGACCAGATCGCGCAGGTGATCGAGCAGATCCGGCGCAACCCCGACTCGCGCCGGATGCTGGTGTCGGCGTGGAACGTCGGCGAACTGGACCGGATGGCGCTGATGCCCTGTCATGCGCTGTTCCAGTTCTATGTCGCGAACGGCAAGCTGTCGTGCCAGCTCTACCAGCGCTCGGCCGACATCTTCCTTGGCGTGCCGTTCAACATCGCGAGCTATGCCTTGCTCACCTGCATGGTCGCGCAGGTGTGCGGCCTCGAACGCGGCGACTTCGTGCACACCTTCGGCGACCTGCACCTGTATTCCAACCACGTCGAACAGGCGCGCGAACAGTTGGCGCGCGCGCCACGTGCGTTGCCGAAGCTGGTGTTGAATCCCGACGTGGCTTCGATCTTCGATTTCCGCTACGAAGACATCCACGTCGTGGATTACGACCCGTGGCCGGCCATCAAGGCGCCCGTGGCGGTGTGA
- a CDS encoding Dihydrofolate reductase codes for MITLIAALDRNRAIGRAGAMPWHLPDDLKRFKALTLGKPVLMGRKTALAVGRALPGRPNLVLTRSGAAPFEGQITVRSLDEALAYVRGLERGSFASLPLMVIGGGEVYALALPFATHLHLTEVDAATPDADTFFPAFDRNAWRETSREHHPADARHCYAFDFVDYERR; via the coding sequence ATGATCACCCTCATCGCCGCGCTCGACCGCAACCGCGCGATCGGCCGTGCCGGGGCAATGCCGTGGCACCTGCCCGACGACCTGAAGCGTTTCAAGGCGCTCACGCTCGGCAAACCCGTGTTGATGGGGCGCAAGACCGCGCTCGCAGTCGGGCGTGCGTTGCCGGGGCGTCCGAACCTGGTGTTGACGCGCAGCGGCGCCGCCCCGTTCGAAGGCCAGATCACGGTGCGTTCGCTGGATGAGGCGCTGGCATATGTTCGCGGGTTGGAGCGCGGCAGCTTTGCAAGCTTGCCGCTGATGGTGATCGGCGGCGGCGAGGTCTACGCGTTGGCCTTGCCCTTCGCGACGCACCTGCATCTGACCGAAGTCGATGCCGCGACGCCCGATGCCGACACGTTTTTCCCGGCGTTCGACCGCAACGCCTGGCGCGAAACGTCGCGCGAACATCATCCGGCCGATGCGAGGCATTGCTACGCGTTCGACTTCGTCGATTACGAGCGCCGATGA
- a CDS encoding Multidrug efflux system MdtABC-TolC, membrane fusion component MdtA, giving the protein MSRKKWILTLIGVVVVAFILWRIFAGGKSSGPDAFGGADTPVPVTVVPAAAENVPIYLTGQGTVQAMNTVNVQPQVGGQLLRLDFVEGGQVKKGQVLAEIDPRTLQAQLDQAMAKRAQDATQLATARANLERSENPKYAPYVAQIDRITQKNTVDQWQAAVAADNANIADTQVQLGFTKVLSPIDGIAGIRQVDPGNVITTSTTIVTVTQMHPINVIFTLAGKYLDEVRAAQARAPLTVAILDASGNVVEGDGVLKVIDNQIDPNSASFKLKAEFPNANNQLFPGQYANTRLQVSVDADALVVPTAAVQRGPNGDYVWLVTDQPPARPEGESSAPSNAKASRRGHRAPASSAADNKPARYVTMRSVTTGGEAGDAGLIVTQGLKAGDLVVTAGQFRLKEGSKVTPMKPGEIPPPPTTAEIKAAAQQSGRGRRH; this is encoded by the coding sequence ATGTCGCGCAAAAAATGGATCCTGACGCTCATCGGCGTCGTGGTCGTGGCATTCATCCTGTGGCGGATCTTCGCCGGCGGCAAGTCGAGCGGCCCCGATGCGTTCGGCGGCGCCGACACGCCCGTGCCGGTGACGGTGGTGCCGGCCGCCGCCGAGAACGTGCCGATCTACCTCACCGGCCAGGGCACGGTGCAGGCGATGAACACGGTCAACGTGCAACCGCAGGTGGGCGGCCAGTTGCTGAGACTGGACTTCGTCGAAGGCGGCCAGGTGAAGAAGGGCCAGGTGCTGGCCGAGATCGATCCGCGCACCCTGCAGGCGCAGCTCGACCAGGCCATGGCCAAGCGCGCGCAGGATGCCACCCAGCTCGCGACCGCCAGGGCCAACCTGGAACGCTCGGAGAATCCCAAGTACGCACCCTATGTCGCGCAGATCGACCGGATCACCCAGAAGAACACGGTCGACCAGTGGCAGGCCGCGGTGGCCGCCGACAACGCCAACATCGCGGACACCCAGGTGCAGCTCGGCTTCACCAAGGTGCTGTCGCCGATCGACGGCATCGCGGGCATCCGCCAGGTCGATCCGGGCAACGTGATCACCACCTCGACCACCATCGTCACCGTGACCCAGATGCACCCGATCAACGTGATCTTCACGCTGGCCGGCAAATACCTCGACGAGGTGCGCGCGGCGCAGGCCAGGGCGCCGCTGACGGTGGCGATCCTCGACGCTTCCGGCAACGTGGTCGAGGGCGACGGCGTGCTCAAGGTGATCGACAACCAGATCGATCCGAATTCCGCGTCGTTCAAGCTCAAGGCCGAGTTCCCCAACGCCAACAACCAGTTGTTCCCCGGCCAGTACGCCAACACCCGGCTGCAGGTCAGCGTGGATGCCGACGCGCTGGTGGTGCCGACCGCGGCGGTGCAGCGCGGCCCGAACGGCGACTACGTGTGGCTGGTCACCGACCAGCCTCCGGCCCGTCCGGAAGGCGAATCGAGTGCGCCTAGCAATGCCAAGGCTTCGCGGCGCGGTCATCGTGCGCCCGCCAGCAGTGCCGCCGACAACAAGCCCGCCAGGTACGTCACGATGCGCTCGGTCACCACTGGCGGCGAGGCCGGAGACGCCGGCTTGATCGTCACCCAGGGCCTGAAGGCCGGCGACCTCGTGGTGACCGCGGGCCAGTTCCGCCTGAAGGAAGGCAGCAAGGTGACCCCGATGAAACCCGGCGAGATACCGCCGCCGCCCACCACCGCCGAGATCAAGGCCGCGGCGCAGCAGAGCGGGCGCGGACGCCGGCATTGA
- a CDS encoding Multidrug efflux system MdtABC-TolC, inner-membrane proton/drug antiporter MdtB (RND type): MSFSSIFIRRPIATSLLMAAVLLLGIIGYQALPVSALPEIEAPSLVVTTQYPGASASTIATLVTTPLEQQLGQISGLTMMSSNSAAGLSTITLQFAMDTNLDVASQDVQSALRTARLPGSLPYPPVYKRVNPADAPIITLALTSDTLPLRDVNDYADSILAQRLAQVPGVGLVSIAGNVRPAVRVQVDPGKLANLGLTMEDVRSALTQANVNAAKGSLNGAVQTYEIGTNDQLQNATDYANTIISYKNGAPVKLSDVANVVEGVENDQLAAWADGKPAVLLDIRRQPGANIIKTVDQIEQTLPSLRAVLPAGIHLSVFADRTVTIRASVHDVEMTLLIAVALVVAVIFVFLRRLWATLIPAVAVPLSLMGTFAVMAFAGFSLDNLSLMALTVATGFVVDDAIVMIENIVRYLEQGKEGREAAEIGSREIGFTVLSLTVSLIAVFLPLLLMPGVTGRLFHEFAWVLTIAVAISMFVSLTLTPMMCAYLLKPGALPEGDEEALHNRRGFYAKMLGWYEQSLDWVLEHRRTTMLVATVSIAVTILLYVAIPKDLLPEQDTGLITGVVQADSDIAFPAMEQSTRAVTAALRKDPAVAGVAAFIGAGAINPTLNQGQISIVLKPRGQRGSLDAVVASLQNDVADIPGVELFLKPVQDITLDTTVAPTEYQYAISEINPTDLAKYASRMVQAVKQLPELADVSDNLAMNGRALKLDIDRTAASRLGVPVQTIDDTLYDAYGQRQISTIFTQQNQYRVVLEVAPQFRNRADLMNMLRVRSNGASGALTGSNATSLGMLKSSNSSTSTGIGQSNTGIPIGGGNTVPLSTLATATVTDAPLVIAHQNQLPAVIISFNVAPGYSLSQAVDAINRTEASLDLPPQIRTGFIGKAAEFSSSLGNEALLLLAAIIVIYIVLGVLYESYIHPLTILSTLPPAGVGALLALIVFGMPLSVDGIVGIVLLIGIVKKNAIMMIDFAITARRTGMSAHDAIHRACLLRFRPIMMTTFAALFGALPLALGNGIGAELRRPLGVSIVGGLLLSQLVTLYTTPVIYLYMERFQDWLRERTERRHAELASESGK, encoded by the coding sequence ATGAGCTTCTCCAGCATCTTCATCCGCCGGCCGATTGCGACTTCGCTGTTGATGGCGGCGGTGTTGCTGCTCGGCATCATCGGTTACCAGGCGCTGCCGGTTTCCGCGTTGCCCGAGATCGAGGCGCCCAGCCTGGTGGTGACCACGCAATACCCGGGCGCCAGCGCCAGCACCATCGCCACCTTGGTGACCACGCCGCTGGAGCAGCAACTCGGGCAGATCTCCGGCCTCACGATGATGAGTTCGAACAGCGCCGCCGGGCTGTCGACCATCACGCTGCAGTTCGCGATGGACACCAACCTCGACGTCGCCTCGCAGGACGTGCAGTCGGCGTTGCGCACTGCGCGCCTGCCGGGGAGCCTGCCCTACCCGCCGGTCTACAAGCGCGTGAATCCCGCCGATGCGCCGATCATCACGCTGGCGCTGACCTCGGACACCCTGCCGCTGCGCGACGTCAACGATTACGCCGATTCGATCCTCGCGCAGCGCCTCGCGCAGGTGCCGGGCGTGGGCCTGGTGTCGATCGCCGGCAACGTGCGCCCCGCGGTGCGCGTGCAGGTCGATCCCGGCAAGCTCGCCAACCTCGGCCTGACCATGGAGGACGTGCGCAGTGCGCTCACGCAGGCCAACGTCAACGCCGCCAAGGGCTCGTTGAACGGTGCGGTGCAAACCTACGAGATCGGCACCAACGACCAGTTGCAGAACGCGACCGACTACGCCAACACCATCATCAGCTACAAGAACGGCGCGCCGGTGAAACTGTCCGACGTCGCCAACGTGGTCGAGGGCGTCGAGAACGACCAGCTCGCCGCGTGGGCCGACGGCAAGCCGGCGGTGCTGCTGGACATCCGCCGCCAGCCCGGCGCCAACATCATCAAGACGGTCGACCAGATCGAGCAGACGCTGCCGTCCCTGCGCGCGGTGCTGCCGGCCGGCATCCACCTGTCGGTGTTCGCCGACCGCACCGTCACCATCCGCGCTTCCGTGCACGACGTCGAGATGACGCTGCTGATCGCTGTGGCGCTGGTGGTGGCGGTGATCTTCGTGTTCCTGCGCCGGCTGTGGGCCACGCTGATCCCGGCCGTCGCGGTGCCGCTGTCGCTGATGGGCACCTTCGCGGTGATGGCGTTCGCGGGGTTCTCGCTGGACAACCTGTCGCTGATGGCGCTGACGGTGGCGACGGGTTTCGTGGTGGACGACGCGATCGTGATGATCGAGAACATCGTGCGCTACCTCGAACAGGGCAAGGAAGGCCGCGAGGCCGCCGAGATCGGTTCGCGCGAGATCGGGTTCACGGTGCTGTCGCTGACCGTGTCACTGATCGCGGTGTTCCTGCCGCTGCTGCTGATGCCGGGCGTGACCGGACGGCTGTTCCACGAGTTCGCGTGGGTGCTGACCATCGCGGTCGCGATTTCGATGTTCGTGTCGCTGACGCTGACGCCGATGATGTGCGCCTACCTGCTGAAGCCGGGCGCGCTGCCGGAAGGCGACGAGGAAGCCCTGCACAACCGGCGCGGCTTCTACGCGAAGATGCTGGGCTGGTACGAGCAGTCGCTGGATTGGGTGCTGGAACACCGCCGCACCACCATGCTGGTCGCGACGGTCTCGATCGCGGTGACCATCCTGCTGTACGTCGCGATCCCGAAGGACCTGCTGCCCGAGCAGGACACCGGGCTGATCACCGGCGTGGTGCAGGCCGACAGCGACATCGCGTTCCCGGCGATGGAGCAAAGCACCCGGGCGGTGACCGCGGCGCTGCGCAAGGATCCCGCGGTCGCTGGCGTCGCCGCCTTCATCGGCGCGGGCGCGATCAACCCGACCCTGAACCAGGGCCAGATCAGCATCGTGCTGAAGCCGCGCGGCCAGCGCGGCAGCCTCGATGCGGTCGTGGCCAGCCTGCAGAACGACGTCGCCGATATTCCCGGCGTGGAACTGTTCCTGAAGCCGGTGCAGGACATCACCCTCGACACCACCGTGGCGCCCACCGAATACCAGTACGCGATTTCGGAGATCAATCCCACCGACCTCGCGAAATACGCGAGCCGGATGGTGCAGGCGGTGAAGCAGTTGCCGGAACTCGCCGACGTGTCCGACAACCTCGCGATGAACGGGCGCGCGCTGAAACTGGACATCGACCGCACCGCGGCGAGCCGCCTGGGCGTGCCGGTGCAGACCATCGACGACACCTTGTACGATGCCTACGGCCAGCGCCAGATCTCGACCATCTTCACCCAGCAGAACCAGTACCGCGTGGTGCTGGAAGTGGCGCCGCAATTCCGCAACCGAGCCGACCTGATGAACATGCTGAGGGTGCGTTCGAACGGCGCCAGCGGGGCGCTGACCGGCAGCAACGCCACCAGCCTCGGCATGCTGAAATCGTCCAACTCCTCGACTTCGACCGGCATCGGGCAGTCCAACACCGGCATTCCGATCGGCGGCGGCAATACCGTGCCGCTTTCGACGCTGGCCACCGCGACGGTCACCGATGCGCCGCTGGTGATCGCGCACCAGAACCAGTTGCCGGCGGTGATCATCTCGTTCAACGTCGCGCCCGGTTATTCGCTGTCGCAGGCGGTGGACGCGATCAACCGCACCGAAGCCTCGCTGGACCTGCCGCCGCAGATCCGCACCGGCTTCATCGGCAAGGCCGCGGAGTTCTCGTCCTCGCTCGGCAACGAGGCGCTGCTGCTGCTGGCCGCGATCATCGTGATCTACATCGTGCTGGGCGTGCTGTACGAAAGTTACATCCACCCGCTGACGATCCTGTCCACGCTGCCGCCGGCCGGCGTCGGCGCGCTGCTGGCGCTGATCGTGTTCGGGATGCCGTTGTCGGTGGATGGCATCGTCGGCATCGTGCTGCTGATCGGCATCGTCAAGAAGAACGCGATCATGATGATCGACTTCGCGATCACCGCCCGGCGCACCGGCATGAGTGCGCACGACGCGATCCACCGCGCCTGCCTGCTGCGTTTCCGGCCGATCATGATGACCACCTTCGCCGCGCTGTTCGGCGCGCTGCCGCTGGCGCTGGGCAACGGCATCGGCGCGGAACTGCGGCGTCCGCTGGGCGTCTCGATCGTGGGCGGCCTGCTGCTGTCGCAACTGGTGACGCTGTACACCACGCCGGTGATCTACCTGTACATGGAACGCTTCCAGGACTGGTTGCGTGAACGGACGGAGCGGCGTCACGCCGAGCTGGCTTCCGAGAGCGGGAAGTGA
- a CDS encoding Di-tripeptide/H+ symporter, with product MIAGGIVVVFISAFILKERTVAQYFVLIAGICVLLIFGYLIAKCSHSEKPGLIIALILVIETVFFFIFYQQMSTSLTLFAVRDVDPAFRIFGAHLFDWDPLQFQALNPIWIFILSPVLAVTYTRFAKRGRDLSISAKFALGFAAVAIGFFIYGAAAHFTTSPGKTSQWIMVGGYGFGSLGELLTSGLGLAFVARYVPARMGGFMMGAYFVASGVAQYLGGKVATFASVPATITDPVQMMSIYTRLFNWLGVAGIACTAIALAALPLLRRLDARHAAHAALAPAVKGMPTIQTEQ from the coding sequence GTGATCGCGGGCGGCATCGTGGTGGTGTTCATCTCCGCCTTCATCCTGAAGGAACGCACCGTCGCCCAGTATTTCGTGCTGATCGCCGGCATCTGCGTACTGCTGATCTTCGGCTACCTGATCGCCAAGTGCAGCCACAGCGAAAAGCCGGGGCTGATCATCGCGCTGATCCTGGTGATCGAGACGGTGTTCTTCTTCATCTTCTACCAGCAGATGTCCACCTCGCTGACCCTGTTCGCGGTGCGCGACGTGGACCCCGCATTCCGGATCTTCGGCGCGCACCTGTTCGACTGGGATCCCCTGCAATTCCAGGCGCTGAATCCCATCTGGATCTTCATCCTGAGTCCGGTTCTCGCCGTCACCTACACCCGCTTCGCCAAGCGCGGCCGGGATCTTTCCATCTCGGCCAAGTTCGCGCTGGGCTTCGCGGCCGTCGCGATCGGCTTTTTCATCTACGGCGCCGCGGCGCACTTCACCACTTCGCCCGGCAAGACCAGCCAGTGGATCATGGTGGGCGGCTACGGTTTCGGTTCCCTGGGCGAACTCCTCACCAGCGGACTCGGCTTGGCTTTCGTGGCCCGCTACGTGCCGGCGCGGATGGGCGGCTTCATGATGGGCGCCTACTTCGTGGCTTCGGGCGTCGCGCAATACCTCGGGGGCAAGGTCGCCACCTTCGCCAGCGTGCCCGCGACCATCACCGACCCGGTCCAGATGATGTCGATCTACACCCGCCTGTTCAATTGGCTGGGCGTGGCCGGGATCGCCTGCACGGCGATCGCGCTGGCGGCTTTGCCGTTGCTCCGCAGACTCGACGCCAGGCACGCCGCGCATGCCGCCCTCGCGCCGGCCGTCAAGGGCATGCCGACCATCCAGACCGAGCAATGA
- a CDS encoding Dephospho-CoA kinase, translated as MNPIRHFVVALTGGVAAGKGAVARRFEALGIHVYDADVAARDVVAPGSAALTEIEFVFGSGVLNPDGSLDRRAMRERVFADPDARLKLERIIHPRVRAWLQRRVGMDRGPYCMLAIPLLAENRGEYAWVDRVLLVDAPKALQVERLMRRDAITRDAAQRMLDAQSTRAQRLAIADDVIVNDGEEAALDAQVAVLHARYLELARGA; from the coding sequence ATGAACCCGATCCGCCACTTCGTGGTCGCGCTGACCGGCGGCGTGGCCGCGGGCAAGGGTGCGGTGGCCCGGCGCTTCGAGGCGCTGGGCATCCACGTGTACGACGCCGATGTCGCCGCGCGCGACGTGGTGGCGCCGGGTTCGGCGGCGTTGACCGAAATCGAATTCGTGTTCGGCTCGGGCGTACTGAACCCCGACGGCTCGCTCGATCGCCGCGCGATGCGCGAACGGGTGTTCGCCGATCCCGATGCGCGCCTCAAGCTGGAGCGGATCATCCACCCGCGCGTACGCGCATGGCTGCAGCGGCGGGTCGGCATGGACCGCGGACCGTATTGCATGCTGGCGATTCCGTTGCTGGCGGAGAACCGTGGGGAATACGCGTGGGTGGATCGCGTGCTGCTGGTGGACGCGCCCAAGGCGTTGCAGGTCGAGCGCCTGATGCGGCGCGACGCGATCACCCGCGACGCCGCGCAACGCATGCTGGACGCGCAATCGACGCGCGCGCAGCGCCTCGCGATCGCCGACGACGTGATCGTCAATGACGGCGAGGAAGCCGCGCTGGATGCGCAAGTGGCGGTATTGCACGCGCGGTATCTGGAGCTGGCGCGCGGTGCATAG
- a CDS encoding Di-tripeptide/H+ symporter yields MNSTAPAVSKTRSFSTVFLIEMWERFGYYGMQALVVVYMIQRLGFQDTPASLTWGAAAALIYVSPAIGGWVGDKFFGTRHTMLLGACVLAVGYALMVVPAANSSFLFLALGVIVVGNGLFKANAGNLVRKIYEGDDAKIDSAFTLYYMAVNIGSTFSMLLTPKIKDYFNSAYHGQLAWLPGAQHLFGEGLGWHIAFAVCCVGLLVGLGNYLVMRHTLNHIGSDPDHQPMKF; encoded by the coding sequence ATGAATTCGACCGCACCCGCCGTCTCCAAGACCCGCTCGTTCTCGACCGTGTTCCTGATCGAGATGTGGGAGCGCTTCGGCTATTACGGCATGCAGGCGCTGGTGGTCGTCTACATGATCCAGCGGCTCGGGTTCCAGGACACGCCGGCCAGCCTGACCTGGGGCGCGGCCGCCGCGCTGATCTACGTGTCGCCCGCGATCGGCGGCTGGGTCGGCGACAAGTTCTTCGGCACCCGCCACACCATGCTGCTCGGCGCCTGTGTGCTGGCGGTGGGCTATGCGCTGATGGTGGTGCCGGCCGCGAATTCGTCTTTCCTGTTTCTGGCGCTGGGCGTGATCGTGGTCGGCAACGGCCTGTTCAAGGCCAATGCCGGCAACCTGGTCCGCAAGATCTACGAAGGCGATGACGCCAAGATCGACAGCGCGTTCACGCTCTACTACATGGCGGTCAACATCGGCTCCACTTTCTCGATGCTGCTGACGCCGAAGATCAAGGACTATTTCAATTCCGCCTACCACGGCCAGTTGGCGTGGCTGCCGGGCGCGCAGCACCTGTTCGGCGAAGGGCTGGGCTGGCACATCGCCTTCGCGGTGTGCTGCGTCGGTTTGCTGGTGGGCCTCGGCAATTACCTGGTGATGCGGCACACGCTGAACCACATCGGTTCGGACCCGGACCACCAACCGATGAAGTTCTGA